The DNA window CCCCGCGGCTTCTCTACCGAGGCCGTCTTGCTAGTTGCCGTGTCGGGCGCGCTCTGCGCCGGGCTGGTCATCGCCAGCCTGGACCGCCCCGGACGGCCGGCGGGCCTCATGGGAGACTGGGCCGACCGCATCGCCGACGTCGAGGTCCGCCCGAGCCTGTCGCTCGCCGCCCTCCTGGCCGTGGGCATCGGGCTTGGCATCCTGTTCGGCACGCACGGCCACGAGATCCTGCGCGGCGAGAGCGCTCGCACGGGGAACCGCGTGCCGGCCTCGCCCGAGTCCGTGGCAAGGGGGAGGGAGCTCTTTTTCGCGAACTGCATTCAGTGCCACGGTGAGAGCGGCCGCGGGGATGGTCCGCTGGCCTCCTCGTTGAGCATCCCGCCGGCCAACCTTTACGACCACATCCCGTACCACGCCGACCAGTTCTTCTTCAACATCATCAGCCGCGGCGTCAGCGGCGTCATGCCGGGATTTGCCTCGACGCTGAGCGAGGAGGACCGCTGGCATATCCTCAACTTCCTGCGAGATCAGTTCGGCGAGGGTGCGGCTACACGGTAGAGGGCAGCCAGGCAGCCGAACTCCCGGACATCAGGAGCTCCGGACCAGCGAAGGTCAGGGGTGCCGGATGTCCGGAGGCCCGGAGGTGACGTTGGACGGACGTGGGTGGCCACGCGGCGCGGGTGCTACGATTCCCGCATGAGCACGCTGGAGGCTTCGCGCGGCCTGTCCCCGCGGGTGCGGATTCAGATCGTGCTCGTCCTCCTGATCCTCTGGGAGGCAGTGAGCCTCCTGGCTGAGCTGAGCTTTGGCGGGCCTCTGGTCAAGGTGTCCGGCGACAGGGTCTCCGGCCTGCTCGCCGCGCGGGGCTCGCTGAGTGGCGCCTCCGTCGTCCCCCTGGCGCTGTACATATACGCCCTCGCCCGGGGCGCGATGCGCTACCGGGGCCTACTCTGGATCGGTGTCCTCGAGCAGTCGATGGCGGTGGTCTTTGCCGGCTATCACACCATTGCTGGCGACGTGAAGTTCGGAGGCGCAATCGTCCCGATCGGCGTCTCCCTGGCCCTGCTGGTCCTCCTCCTCGCCAATATGCCTCGCGGCCAGACCACCTCCTGAGGTCAGCGGTGGAAAACGAGGCCTCCCGCCACCAGGCCACGATAAGCACGGAGATCCTCACCCGTCTCGTCATCCTCCTGATAGCCGCCTGGGACGCGATTGCCGGACTGGTGCTGCTTGCCTTCAGGGGCGCCAGCGCGGGCGCGCTCGGCGCCGGCGTGGAGGACCGGGCCGGGCAACGCCTTCTGGGCGCCCACCTGCTTGTCCTGGTGCCGGTCTACCTGATCCTGGCCTGGAAGCCGCGCCGTTTCGTGCAGCTGCTCTGGCTACCCTTCGCGGCGCAGGGCGCCGTCGTGCTCGTGATCGGCTACAACATGCTCGAAGGCGACACCGAGTTCGGTGACGGCATCCTCGCATTTGCTGTGGGGCTGATCTTCGTCGTGCTGCTGGCGTTCCTCTGGGTCTCGGAGCAACGCACTATCGCGCGACTGAAGTCGGAGGCTGAGATCGAGGCCACGGGGCGGCCGGCGCCGGCCCTACCGCCCGGCGCCCAGCCGGCGCAGGGCCCTGATGGCGGCAGCCGCCAGTAGGTCGCGAGGACTGCCGGACACTCCGAAGCCCTCGGTCCCCACCTCGACGACGTCGAATAACGGCAGGGCGGCCTCGTGGCCGGGACCGACCGATCCCGGGAGGCAGGCGACTGGCCGACCGGCAGTCCGCGCCAGGCGCGCGACATAGGCGGGGGCCTTCCCGAACGGCGTCTGCCCGTCCAGCCTGCCTTCGCCCGTCAGCACCACGTCCGCGGCAAGGACGCGCCCGGGCAATCCTGCCGCCTCCCCGACTACCTCGGCCCCGGAGCGCAGGGCGGCGCGAAGGAAGGCGATGGCGCCGGCGCCGAGGCCACCGGCCGCGCCGGCGCCGGGTACGTCGAGGACGTCGGCGCCGAGGTCGCGCCTGACGATAGCGGCGAAGTGACGCAGCGCCGCATCGAGCTCGGCGACCGCCGCGGCGTCGGCGCCCTTCTGGGGTCCGTAGACGGCGGAAGCGCCCTCGGGCCCGCAGAGGGGGTTGCTCACGTCGGTCGCGGCGACAACCCGCAGGGCTCGCAGCCCCGGGCGCGCGGCGGTGGCGTCGATCCGCGCCAGTCGCGCCAGGGCTGCGCCGCCGGGCGGCAGCTCCTCGCCCTCGGAATCCAGGAGGCGGTAGCCCAGGGCTTGCGCCATGCCCGCCCCGCCGTCATTGGTGGCGCTCCCGCCGATGCCGAGGATGAGCTCGCGGCAACCGGCGTCCATTGCTGCCGCGATGAGCTCGCCGGTGCCATAGCTGGAGGCCCGGCGAGGGTCCAACTCCTCCGGCCGCAATCGAAGAAGGCCGGATGCGCTCGCGCACTCGATTACGGCCGTGCCGCCGGGAAGGAGGGCCCACTCGGCCTCGATGAGGCGCATGAGCGGGTCGTGCGCCTCGTCGCGCCGCATCACGCCGCCGCTTGCGGCGAGAAGGGCGGCGGCCGTGCCGGGGCCGCCGTCCGCCATGGGCGCCACATCGACTTCGGCGTCCGGGAAGGCGCCGCGCACAGCGGCGGCGATCGCGTCCGCCGCCTCGACCGCGGTCAGGGTGCCCTTGTACTCCTGGGGCGCGACCAGGACCCGCATCAGCCGTAGATCTGGTCCCAGCGAAGGATGAGCCCCACGACTGCCGCGGCGGCGATGACGACGACGTAGATGATGATGAGCAGCTTGAAGCGCTCCCAGATGCGTACGGCCCACGGCTGTCTCAGCGCCACGAAAGGCCACAGGGCCAGCCCCGCGAGGACAAGAACGAAAATGAGGACTCTCATGGGCTTTGGGCCGGCGAGCCGGTTTCGGCGCTAGCCCGACACTTCCTCGCGCACGGGAGCCTCGCCGATGACTCCTTCGGCCCGCAAGGCTTCGACCTCCGTTTCCGAGAGACCGAGGAGGCCGCGAAAGACGTAGTCATTGTGCTGGCCGAAAGTCGGCGGCGGCAGCCGGACGTGAGCCGGCGTAAGGCTGTAGTGGTACGGCAGCGCGTCGATCTCCCAGACGCCGGCGTTCGGGTGCGCGACCAGCTCGAAGAAACCGCGGGAGCGCAGATGCGGGTCCTCGTGCAGCATTGCGGGCGTGGCCACGGCCGAGACGGGCACGCCTGCGCCTCCAAGCAGGTCGCACACCTCGGCGGCGGTCCGGCTCTGAGTCCACTCGCTGATGACGGCTTCCAGTTCTGTCTGGTTGCGGTAGCGGCTGACCACGTCGGCGAAGCGGGGGTCCTCGAGCAACTCCGGCCGCCCCATCACCTTACAGAGCGCCTCGAAGTCGGCGTCGTTGCGGCAGGCGATAGCCACCCATTCGTCATCACCGCCGGCGGTGCGGAAGACGTTGTGCGGTGCCATGGCAGGGTGGCGGTTGCCGGTCGGCTGCGGGATTGCCTCGGGCCTCCCGGCGGCGACGGACATCGAGTACTCGAGGAGCTTCTCGCCGATCAACGTCGTGAGGGCTTCCCGCTGCGCGAGCTCGATGTAGGAGCCCTCGCCCGTCGCCCGGCGCCGGAAGAGCGCCGAGATCACGGCGCCAGCGGCGGCGATACCCGACATAGGGTCACCGTAGGAGATGCCGGACTTGTGGGGGCCGCGGTCCTCGTAGCCCTGGACGGAGACCAGGCCACCGAGCTGCTCGACGTTCGTGCCGTAGGCGATGCGGTCAGCCTCCGGTCCGTCCTTGCCGTGACCCGGCATCGAGACCATGATGATGTCCTTCCTTACAGCGCGGAATGCCTCGTATTCCAGACCGAGGTTGCGCATGACGTCCGGCCGGTAGTTCTCCATGACCACGTCACACCTGGCTGCCAGCTTCAGGCAGAGGTCGCGGCCGCGCGGATGAGCGAGGTCCAGGGTGCAGCCGAATTTGTTGCGGTTGAGGTTGTTGAAGTAGGCAGACTTGTCGTACGCCTTCTCGACCTGACCCAGGAGGTGAAGGTCTCGGAGCAGGTCCCAGTTCCGCACGCCCTCGACTTTTATCACTTCGGCGCCGAGGTCGCCCAGAATGCGGGTCGCGTAGGGCCCCGCCCAGACCATCGTCAGGTCCAGG is part of the Dehalococcoidia bacterium genome and encodes:
- a CDS encoding glycerate kinase, giving the protein MRVLVAPQEYKGTLTAVEAADAIAAAVRGAFPDAEVDVAPMADGGPGTAAALLAASGGVMRRDEAHDPLMRLIEAEWALLPGGTAVIECASASGLLRLRPEELDPRRASSYGTGELIAAAMDAGCRELILGIGGSATNDGGAGMAQALGYRLLDSEGEELPPGGAALARLARIDATAARPGLRALRVVAATDVSNPLCGPEGASAVYGPQKGADAAAVAELDAALRHFAAIVRRDLGADVLDVPGAGAAGGLGAGAIAFLRAALRSGAEVVGEAAGLPGRVLAADVVLTGEGRLDGQTPFGKAPAYVARLARTAGRPVACLPGSVGPGHEAALPLFDVVEVGTEGFGVSGSPRDLLAAAAIRALRRLGAGR
- a CDS encoding CoA transferase; protein product: ARRPERSTQRGHTRPGFVVCCALAVERGSRPRVPVTGVALMLPLPLWNIRILDLTMVWAGPYATRILGDLGAEVIKVEGVRNWDLLRDLHLLGQVEKAYDKSAYFNNLNRNKFGCTLDLAHPRGRDLCLKLAARCDVVMENYRPDVMRNLGLEYEAFRAVRKDIIMVSMPGHGKDGPEADRIAYGTNVEQLGGLVSVQGYEDRGPHKSGISYGDPMSGIAAAGAVISALFRRRATGEGSYIELAQREALTTLIGEKLLEYSMSVAAGRPEAIPQPTGNRHPAMAPHNVFRTAGGDDEWVAIACRNDADFEALCKVMGRPELLEDPRFADVVSRYRNQTELEAVISEWTQSRTAAEVCDLLGGAGVPVSAVATPAMLHEDPHLRSRGFFELVAHPNAGVWEIDALPYHYSLTPAHVRLPPPTFGQHNDYVFRGLLGLSETEVEALRAEGVIGEAPVREEVSG